The following coding sequences are from one Triticum aestivum cultivar Chinese Spring chromosome 5A, IWGSC CS RefSeq v2.1, whole genome shotgun sequence window:
- the LOC123102443 gene encoding AAA-ATPase ASD, mitochondrial has product MEGAMVEWWPWFGSAVASTIFLWSMVQNHIPDTLRLNLAALAAKLTAYFNPYLQITISENGAQRWKRSELFLAVEAYLSDACARRARRLKAELGKDSKNIQVSIDDHEGVTDDFSGATLWWHASKQRPKSNVISLYPGEDEKRFYRVTFHKQHHDLVLDSYLPFILGEGRTVIIKNRQRRLFTNKASGSSSPYGAKSAWSHVPFEHPATFDTLAMDPKQKEDVIDDLMAFQESKEYYAKVGKAWKRGYLLYGPPGTGKSTMIAAMANFLDYDVYDLELTAINNNTELRKLFIETTGKSIIVIEDIDCSADLTGKRRKDKKASRDKDSDGNDKPKLPIEPEKDDAANVTLSGLLNFIDGLWSACGGERIIIFTTNYKEKLDPALIRRGRMDKHIEMSYCRFESFKVLAKNYLDVVEHELFGEIQQLLEETDMSPADVAENLMPMSKKKTRDPDVCLAGLIEALKQAKEDAAVAKAKEEEVAKEAEAKKAKEKEEAEMKKAKEKDQGKDKTSEEAIGDNMQADKIQE; this is encoded by the coding sequence ATGGAGGGGGCGATGGTGGAGTGGTGGCCATGGTTCGGATCGGCAGTGGCGAGCACCATCTTCCTATGGTCCATGGTGCAGAACCACATCCCGGACACCCTCCGGCTCAACCTCGCCGCTTTGGCCGCCAAGCTCACCGCCTACTTCAACCCTTACCTCCAGATCACCATCTCGGAGAACGGCGCCCAGCGCTGGAAGCGAAGCGAGCTCTTCCTTGCCGTCGAGGCCTACCTGAGCGACGCATGTGCCCGTCGCGCGCGCAGGCTCAAAGCCGAGCTCGGCAAGGACAGCAAGAACATCCAGGTCTCCATCGACGACCACGAGGGGGTCACCGACGACTTCTCCGGCGCCACGCTCTGGTGGCATGCCTCCAAGCAGCGACCCAAGTCCAATGTCATCAGTTTGTACCCTGGCGAGGACGAGAAGCGCTTCTACCGGGTCACCTTCCATAAGCAGCACCACGACCTCGTCCTCGATTCTTACCTGCCTTTCATCCTCGGCGAGGGCCGCACCGTCATCATCAAGAACCGCCAGCGCCGCCTGTTCACCAACAAAGCCAGCGGCAGCTCGAGCCCTTACGGGGCCAAGAGCGCCTGGAGCCATGTACCGTTCGAGCACCCGGCGACCTTCGACACCCTTGCCATGGACCCCAAACAGAAGGAGGACGTCATCGATGACCTCATGGCGTTCCAAGAGAGCAAGGAGTACTACGCTAAGGTCGGCAAGGCGTGGAAGCGCGGGTACCTCCTTTACGGCCCGCCCGGCACCGGCAAGTCCACTATGATAGCCGCCATGGCCAACTTCCTCGACTACGATGTCTACGACCTCGAGCTCACGGCCATCAACAACAACACCGAGTTGCGGAAGCTCTTCATCGAGACGACGGGCAAGTCCATCATCGTCATAGAGGACATTGACTGCTCCGCCGACCTCACCGGAAAACGCCGCAAGGACAAGAAGGCCTCTCGCGACAAGGACTCTGATGGCAACGACAAACCCAAGCTACCAATCGAGCCAGAGAAGGATGACGCGGCCAATGTGACGCTCTCTGGCCTGCTCAACTTCATCGACGGGCTGTGGTCTGCGTGCGGCGGCGAGcggatcatcatcttcaccaccaacTACAAGGAGAAGCTGGACCCGGCACTGATCCGGCGGGGCAGGATGGACAAGCACATTGAGATGTCTTACTGCCGCTTTGAGAGCTTCAAGGTACTCGCCAAGAACTACCTGGATGTCGTCGAGCACGAGCTGTTTGGGGAGATTCAGCAGCTGCTCGAGGAGACTGACATGTCGCCCGCTGACGTGGCAGAGAACCTCATGCCCATGTCCAAGAAGAAAACGAGGGACCCTGACGTATGCTTGGCAGGCCTCATCGAGGCGCTCAAGCAGGCCAAAGAAGACGCGGCGGTCGccaaggcgaaggaggaagaggtGGCCAAGGAGGCTGAAGCGAAGAAAGCCAAGGAGAAAGAGGAGGCTGAAATGAAG
- the LOC123106646 gene encoding uncharacterized protein isoform X2, protein MLICFLCASNDLSTVDAFGRMQTNETFLASPRSAPFVLPRRNKSQYKSKNDYHHVLPDLYKNNDVHFFIRWMKDYYKSTGCYNLECPGFVPASGAALVPGQAVAPPSTYDRDDRYITISLHADPNTGDWVLYRDDLHKPSFLGHFPKELCPKLYGIAPGVGWIGFVYYQDRDQGGPAMGSGHFPEEGQRKAAYFKNIKLFDSKANVYDPSALARLVSAPRCYKVSEVLHARKDGYMFYYGGPASCMG, encoded by the exons ATGTTGATATGCTTTTTATGTGCATCCAACGATCTCAGTACAGTAGATGCATTTGGGCGCATGCAAACCAATGAGACG TTTTTAGCATCGCCAAGATCAGCCCCATTTGTGTTACCCAGGAGGAATAAAAGTCAATACAAAAGCAAAAATGATTACCATCAT GTACTTCCCGACTTATATAAGAATAATGATGTCCATTTCTTTATACGATGGATG AAAGACTACTACAAATCAACGGGCTGTTATAATTTGGAGTGCCCTGGTTTTGTGCCTGCTAGTGGAGCCGCACTTGTTCCGGGCCAAGCTGTTGCTCCTCCCTCAACTTATGACAGGGACGACCGCTACATAACTATTAGCCTGCATGCA GATCCAAACACGGGAGATTGGGTGTTGTATCGAGACGACTTGCATAAACCTTCATTTTTGGGGCATTTTCCAAAAGAGCTTTGTCCTAAACTATATGGTATAGCCCCCGGAGTAGGATGGATTGGATTCGTATATTACCAAGATAGGGATCAAGGTGGTCCCGCAATGGGTAGCGGTCATTTTCCAGAAGAGGGCCAAAGGAAAGCAGCATACTTCAAGAATATCAAGCTCTTTGATTCCAAAGCTAATGTGTATGATCCGAGTGCCTTGGCTAGACTTGTCAGTGCGCCAAGATGTTACAAAGTCAGTGAGGTTCTGCATGCTAGAAAGGACGGCTATATGTTTTATTATGGAGGTCCAGCTAGTTGTATGGGTTGA
- the LOC123106646 gene encoding uncharacterized protein isoform X1, translating into MLICFLCASNDLSTVDAFGRMQTNETFLASPRSAPFVLPRRNKSQYKSKNDYHHFIFHYWIAGWRTTLSSHGARVKIGIWGSQGQCQSQESGASMYLYNSDQDDSSINLIQDGFHVLPDLYKNNDVHFFIRWMKDYYKSTGCYNLECPGFVPASGAALVPGQAVAPPSTYDRDDRYITISLHADPNTGDWVLYRDDLHKPSFLGHFPKELCPKLYGIAPGVGWIGFVYYQDRDQGGPAMGSGHFPEEGQRKAAYFKNIKLFDSKANVYDPSALARLVSAPRCYKVSEVLHARKDGYMFYYGGPASCMG; encoded by the exons ATGTTGATATGCTTTTTATGTGCATCCAACGATCTCAGTACAGTAGATGCATTTGGGCGCATGCAAACCAATGAGACG TTTTTAGCATCGCCAAGATCAGCCCCATTTGTGTTACCCAGGAGGAATAAAAGTCAATACAAAAGCAAAAATGATTACCATCAT TTTATTTTTCATTACTGGATAGCTGGCTGGAGAACCACACTGAGTAGCCACGGCGCACGAGTTAAAATAGGTATATGGGGTTCACAAGGACAATGTCAGTCCCAAGAATCTGGGGCATCGATGTATCTCTACAATAGTGATCAAGATGACTCCTCCATCAATTTGATCCAAGATGGATTTCAT GTACTTCCCGACTTATATAAGAATAATGATGTCCATTTCTTTATACGATGGATG AAAGACTACTACAAATCAACGGGCTGTTATAATTTGGAGTGCCCTGGTTTTGTGCCTGCTAGTGGAGCCGCACTTGTTCCGGGCCAAGCTGTTGCTCCTCCCTCAACTTATGACAGGGACGACCGCTACATAACTATTAGCCTGCATGCA GATCCAAACACGGGAGATTGGGTGTTGTATCGAGACGACTTGCATAAACCTTCATTTTTGGGGCATTTTCCAAAAGAGCTTTGTCCTAAACTATATGGTATAGCCCCCGGAGTAGGATGGATTGGATTCGTATATTACCAAGATAGGGATCAAGGTGGTCCCGCAATGGGTAGCGGTCATTTTCCAGAAGAGGGCCAAAGGAAAGCAGCATACTTCAAGAATATCAAGCTCTTTGATTCCAAAGCTAATGTGTATGATCCGAGTGCCTTGGCTAGACTTGTCAGTGCGCCAAGATGTTACAAAGTCAGTGAGGTTCTGCATGCTAGAAAGGACGGCTATATGTTTTATTATGGAGGTCCAGCTAGTTGTATGGGTTGA